From one Tissierellales bacterium genomic stretch:
- a CDS encoding AAC(3) family N-acetyltransferase produces MNNINQLLTKDILISEFKKCGLSEGQTIIMHASLKSLGYVVGGSETILRAIFEIIGKEGTLIMPSQTWKNLDPETGVHWEIDQSKWDVIRDHWPAYDKNITPSIGMGSIAEMLRNWPNANRSDHPSRSLVAVGKYSNYIVSNHDLSNICGIGSPLDKIYNLDGYVLLLGVNHDKNTSLHLSEARANFSSKNFIVEHSAVLVNGKREWISYKTQNPDDSDFIKLGDEFEKIHNIKTYTIGNAKVKFISQPKLVDWAINWMENNR; encoded by the coding sequence ATGAATAATATAAATCAACTTTTAACAAAGGACATTTTAATATCTGAATTTAAAAAATGCGGTCTTTCAGAAGGTCAAACTATAATTATGCATGCATCACTTAAAAGTCTTGGATACGTAGTTGGAGGTTCAGAAACTATATTAAGAGCTATTTTTGAAATAATAGGTAAAGAAGGAACTTTGATAATGCCCTCACAAACATGGAAAAATCTAGATCCCGAAACTGGAGTTCACTGGGAAATAGACCAGTCAAAATGGGATGTAATTCGTGATCACTGGCCTGCATATGACAAAAATATCACTCCATCTATTGGCATGGGCTCTATAGCGGAGATGCTTCGAAATTGGCCTAATGCTAATAGATCTGATCATCCATCTCGTTCTTTAGTTGCGGTTGGAAAATACAGTAACTACATAGTATCCAATCATGATTTATCAAACATATGTGGAATAGGTTCGCCCCTAGATAAAATATACAATCTTGATGGATATGTATTACTCCTAGGAGTTAATCATGATAAAAACACTTCTCTTCATTTATCAGAAGCTAGAGCTAATTTTAGTTCAAAAAACTTTATAGTTGAACATAGCGCAGTTTTAGTTAATGGTAAGCGTGAATGGATTTCATATAAAACTCAAAATCCAGATGATAGTGATTTCATAAAACTTGGTGATGAATTTGAAAAAATACACAATATTAAAACCTATACTATTGGAAATGCTAAAGTAAAATTTATAAGTCAACCCAAACTAGTAGATTGGGCTATAAATTGGATGGAAAATAATAGATAA